A genomic segment from uncultured Marinifilum sp. encodes:
- a CDS encoding mechanosensitive ion channel family protein: protein MRELLGLQLKNWLINEGFSEYWAIIFQSVIAVIIVIIVAWLSDLITKKILIAFITKIVRKTKTHWDDILLERKVFNKISHFAPALIIYYSASFIDHQSWSVFVKNSAYVYMIILSIMLLDTFLSAGNDIYNTMPVSKTRPIKGYLQIVKIFFYSLGIISIIAIFIDRDPLTIIAGMGAFAAVILLIFKDTILGFVASIQLSANKMVNIGDWISMPSKGADGTVIDISLNTVKVQNWDKTISTIPTYALVSESFNNWKGMEESGGRRIKRHLNIDVKSIRFLSEQDMNKFEKIKLIQDYMKEKKDEIREANPEGEIPVNQRRLTNIGTFRKYIEEYLHNHPKIHQNMTFLVRQLQASEKGLPIEIYVFSNDQAWANFEAIQADIFDHIFAIVPEFGLKVFQNPTGDDFHKLIN from the coding sequence ATGAGAGAGCTTTTAGGCCTGCAATTAAAAAATTGGTTAATTAACGAAGGATTCTCAGAATACTGGGCAATAATTTTTCAATCGGTAATAGCCGTAATTATTGTAATAATCGTTGCCTGGTTATCAGATTTAATTACAAAGAAAATATTAATCGCATTCATCACAAAAATTGTTCGTAAAACAAAAACACATTGGGATGATATTCTTCTGGAGAGAAAAGTGTTTAACAAAATATCACATTTTGCTCCTGCATTAATTATTTATTACAGTGCCAGCTTTATAGATCATCAATCGTGGAGTGTATTTGTTAAAAATAGTGCATATGTGTACATGATTATTTTATCCATTATGCTTTTAGATACTTTTCTAAGTGCAGGGAATGATATCTACAACACAATGCCTGTAAGCAAAACCCGCCCCATAAAAGGCTATCTTCAAATTGTTAAGATATTTTTCTATTCTTTGGGAATTATTTCTATTATTGCCATTTTTATTGATAGGGATCCTTTAACAATTATTGCTGGAATGGGAGCTTTTGCTGCTGTTATTCTCTTAATTTTTAAAGATACCATTCTGGGATTTGTAGCTTCTATTCAACTATCGGCCAACAAAATGGTAAATATTGGCGATTGGATTTCTATGCCATCAAAAGGCGCCGACGGAACAGTTATCGACATTAGTTTAAATACTGTAAAAGTTCAAAACTGGGATAAAACCATTAGTACAATTCCAACCTATGCACTTGTTTCAGAATCGTTCAACAATTGGAAAGGAATGGAAGAATCGGGAGGCCGAAGAATAAAACGACACTTAAATATTGATGTAAAATCAATTCGCTTTCTTTCAGAACAAGACATGAATAAGTTTGAGAAAATCAAATTAATTCAGGATTACATGAAAGAGAAAAAAGATGAAATTCGTGAAGCTAATCCTGAAGGAGAAATACCGGTTAATCAAAGAAGACTAACAAATATTGGAACATTCAGAAAATACATTGAGGAATACCTTCATAATCATCCTAAAATTCATCAAAACATGACCTTTCTGGTTCGTCAGTTACAAGCTTCAGAAAAAGGATTACCAATTGAGATCTATGTATTTTCGAACGATCAGGCATGGGCAAATTTCGAGGCAATACAAGCAGATATTTTCGATCATATTTTTGCCATTGTACCAGAATTTGGTCTGAAAGTATTCCAAAATCCAACAGGTGACGATTTTCATAAACTTATTAATTAA
- a CDS encoding peptidylprolyl isomerase, with translation MYAEIHTEKGVMKVEFYEKDAPKTVENFVNLSESGFYDGLNFHRVIPNFVIQGGCPDGTGAGGPGYSIDCELTGENQYHDRGVLSMAHAGRNTGGSQFFICHGRENTSHLDRQHTCFGKVVEGLEVIDAIRAGDSIEKIVIIKE, from the coding sequence ATGTACGCTGAAATTCATACCGAAAAAGGAGTTATGAAAGTAGAATTCTACGAAAAAGATGCTCCAAAAACTGTTGAAAACTTTGTAAACCTATCGGAATCCGGATTTTACGACGGACTAAATTTTCACCGAGTAATTCCTAATTTTGTAATTCAGGGTGGATGTCCTGACGGAACAGGAGCTGGTGGTCCTGGATATTCTATCGATTGTGAATTAACAGGTGAAAATCAATATCACGACAGAGGTGTTTTATCAATGGCTCATGCAGGAAGAAACACTGGAGGCTCTCAGTTTTTTATTTGCCATGGTCGCGAAAACACTTCACATTTAGATCGTCAGCACACATGTTTTGGCAAAGTGGTTGAAGGATTAGAAGTAATCGATGCTATTCGTGCTGGTGACTCAATTGAGAAAATCGTAATCATTAAAGAATAA
- a CDS encoding PQ-loop repeat-containing protein — MKNFFKKLTFFESLGWFGNIILSIGVIPQVVQTWKTHDVDSFNWPFLLMWAFGVLFTFIYIVHGDLNSSKRQYPLWLNYMVNIVATFYLCYAKLIYS, encoded by the coding sequence ATGAAGAATTTCTTTAAGAAGCTTACATTTTTCGAATCCTTAGGCTGGTTTGGAAATATTATTCTGAGCATTGGAGTTATACCACAAGTTGTTCAAACATGGAAAACTCATGATGTTGATAGTTTTAACTGGCCATTTTTGCTAATGTGGGCCTTTGGTGTACTGTTTACTTTTATTTATATTGTACATGGAGATTTAAATTCTAGCAAAAGACAATATCCTCTGTGGTTAAATTATATGGTAAATATTGTAGCCACTTTTTATTTGTGCTATGCAAAATTGATTTATTCTTAA
- a CDS encoding sigma-70 family RNA polymerase sigma factor, which produces MAFRKDIYYIAKIKDGDPGAYAVLVDKYKKMGFNVALQLMGNREDAEEVTQDAFLKAYQAIDTYKGESKFSTWIYRIIYNTAISRLRKKKLDTRSIDDEYSASVNVKSTQSAVKELRNGERKQYLNKALSKMCGEDKALLTLFYLEEHSIEEVCSITRLSNSNVKVKLFRARKKLYSNLEAILHGELKTIL; this is translated from the coding sequence ATGGCCTTTAGAAAAGATATCTATTATATTGCAAAAATTAAAGATGGAGATCCTGGAGCTTATGCTGTTCTTGTAGATAAGTATAAGAAAATGGGTTTTAATGTTGCTTTGCAATTAATGGGTAATCGCGAAGATGCCGAAGAAGTTACTCAGGATGCTTTTCTAAAAGCTTATCAGGCTATTGATACTTATAAAGGAGAATCGAAATTTTCAACATGGATTTATAGAATTATTTATAATACAGCAATATCGCGATTAAGGAAGAAAAAACTGGATACACGTTCAATTGATGATGAATATTCAGCTTCGGTAAATGTAAAATCTACCCAATCGGCGGTAAAGGAGTTGCGAAATGGAGAACGCAAGCAGTATTTAAATAAGGCGCTTAGTAAGATGTGTGGTGAAGATAAAGCATTACTCACATTATTTTATCTGGAAGAACATAGCATTGAGGAGGTTTGTTCTATTACCAGATTATCAAATTCGAATGTAAAAGTGAAATTATTTCGTGCGCGAAAAAAGTTATATTCTAATTTAGAGGCGATTTTACACGGCGAATTAAAAACAATATTATAG
- a CDS encoding DUF6249 domain-containing protein produces MDITGVIAIISVFGVIPLIVFLVHRHRERQAIIEKGLDISILHGERKCNTLQSLKYGILLIGLAIGILIGNILDEYTQMIEEVSYFSMIFLFGGLALIVFYTIAKRQEGEK; encoded by the coding sequence ATGGATATCACTGGAGTAATTGCAATCATTTCTGTATTTGGCGTAATACCATTAATCGTATTTTTAGTACATCGCCACAGAGAAAGACAAGCTATAATTGAAAAAGGCCTAGATATTAGCATTTTACACGGAGAAAGAAAATGCAATACACTACAAAGTTTAAAGTATGGAATTCTTTTAATTGGACTTGCCATAGGAATATTAATTGGAAATATTCTTGATGAATACACCCAAATGATAGAAGAAGTTTCCTATTTTTCAATGATATTCTTATTTGGTGGACTAGCACTTATTGTATTTTACACAATTGCAAAAAGACAAGAAGGAGAAAAATAG
- the rlmB gene encoding 23S rRNA (guanosine(2251)-2'-O)-methyltransferase RlmB, whose translation MAKQKQEMLFGIRATMEAVKSEKEIEKVLIRKGLTGRLYNELFDLIREKEVEYQFVPAEKIKSLDQHNNQGVVTLIAPIAYQDVEDVIPQIMAEGKNPLILILDQITDVRNFGAIARSAECAGVQAIIIPFKNSAKITPDSIKTSAGALYKIPVCRVQNLKTMVRGLKKEGIRIVASTEKAEKFYTEADLTLATAIIMGSEDTGIDDALLRLADEQVKVPILGEIESLNVSVAASLMVYEAVRQRK comes from the coding sequence ATGGCTAAACAAAAACAGGAAATGTTGTTCGGTATTAGAGCAACAATGGAAGCAGTTAAAAGTGAAAAAGAGATTGAGAAAGTATTAATTCGTAAAGGATTAACCGGACGATTATACAATGAATTATTCGATTTAATTCGCGAGAAAGAAGTTGAGTATCAGTTTGTACCAGCCGAGAAAATTAAATCTTTAGATCAGCATAATAATCAGGGAGTTGTAACATTAATTGCTCCTATTGCTTATCAGGATGTAGAAGATGTAATTCCTCAGATAATGGCTGAAGGAAAAAATCCATTAATTTTAATACTCGATCAAATTACTGATGTTCGTAATTTTGGCGCCATAGCTCGTTCTGCCGAATGTGCTGGTGTACAGGCTATTATAATACCATTTAAAAATTCAGCTAAAATTACTCCTGATTCTATTAAAACTTCGGCCGGAGCTTTGTATAAGATTCCAGTTTGTAGAGTTCAGAATTTAAAAACCATGGTTAGAGGGCTGAAAAAAGAAGGAATAAGAATTGTTGCTTCGACCGAAAAAGCTGAAAAGTTTTATACCGAGGCCGATTTAACTTTGGCAACTGCAATTATTATGGGATCGGAAGATACAGGTATTGATGATGCTTTGTTGCGTTTGGCTGATGAACAGGTTAAGGTTCCTATTTTAGGCGAAATCGAATCGCTTAATGTATCGGTTGCTGCATCCTTAATGGTTTACGAAGCTGTTCGACAAAGAAAATAA
- a CDS encoding 4Fe-4S dicluster domain-containing protein: MNNIYFYSQQICLLVALLFFIMLTYSSFVFIFEKEKKAAFRAFIIALLLPLPYLFSWYYCWEIVALILVADLFLTFCLFLIPFSPNKNITDNYPLHKIDERDTMFSRKDLIEESDNFKKYYQKHPEKKSLDDKFRKEPGLTEKGSLFYNRIAYAAANSSFFTIDKLRSAVDGEINPEKEKLPPAEIAKFIKSWSKKLGALDIGITELSDYHFYSHKGRGKSYAKEIKSTHTHAIAFTVEMTHEMVSAAPQSSIVMESGQQYLDSGRVAVQIAHFIRSLGFSARAHIDGNYEVICPLVARDAGLGEIGRMGLLMTPKQGPRVRLGVVSTNLNLPTDKWKKDNSLIDFCNRCKKCARVCPSQSIPYDKPKLVDGIKRWQINSESCFTYWCKSGTDCGRCMATCPYSHPDNLLHNCIRWGIKHSSLFRILAVYLDDFFYGKKPKPKKIPQWIPENKNTQE; this comes from the coding sequence ATGAATAACATATATTTTTACTCTCAGCAAATTTGTTTGCTTGTTGCTTTGCTCTTTTTTATTATGCTTACATATTCGAGCTTTGTCTTTATTTTCGAAAAAGAGAAAAAAGCAGCATTCAGAGCTTTTATAATTGCACTTTTACTACCTCTTCCTTATCTTTTTTCCTGGTACTATTGCTGGGAAATTGTAGCTCTTATTTTAGTTGCAGATTTATTTTTAACTTTTTGTCTGTTTCTAATTCCTTTTTCGCCAAACAAAAATATTACTGATAATTATCCGCTACATAAAATTGACGAACGAGATACTATGTTCTCGAGAAAGGATTTAATAGAAGAATCTGATAACTTTAAAAAATATTATCAAAAACATCCTGAAAAAAAATCACTTGATGATAAATTCAGAAAAGAACCCGGATTAACAGAAAAAGGATCTCTTTTTTATAATCGAATAGCTTATGCTGCTGCCAACTCGAGCTTCTTTACTATCGATAAGTTAAGAAGTGCTGTTGATGGGGAAATAAATCCTGAGAAAGAAAAGCTACCTCCTGCTGAAATCGCAAAATTTATAAAATCTTGGAGCAAAAAACTCGGCGCTCTAGATATAGGAATTACTGAATTATCCGATTACCATTTTTACTCACATAAAGGAAGAGGAAAAAGCTATGCAAAAGAAATAAAAAGCACACATACTCATGCAATTGCTTTTACGGTAGAAATGACTCACGAAATGGTTAGTGCTGCACCTCAGTCTTCAATTGTTATGGAATCGGGCCAACAATATCTCGACTCGGGAAGAGTAGCTGTTCAAATAGCTCATTTTATAAGAAGCTTAGGATTTTCGGCACGAGCTCATATCGATGGAAATTACGAAGTAATATGTCCTTTGGTGGCAAGAGATGCCGGCCTTGGCGAAATTGGACGAATGGGCTTGTTAATGACTCCAAAGCAAGGACCAAGAGTAAGACTTGGTGTTGTAAGTACAAACTTAAATTTACCTACCGATAAGTGGAAAAAAGATAATTCCTTAATTGATTTTTGCAATAGATGTAAAAAATGTGCTAGAGTTTGTCCAAGTCAATCGATACCTTACGATAAACCAAAATTAGTTGATGGAATAAAACGCTGGCAAATTAATTCTGAATCGTGCTTTACTTATTGGTGTAAATCGGGCACCGATTGCGGACGATGCATGGCAACTTGTCCTTATTCCCATCCCGATAATTTGCTCCACAATTGCATTCGCTGGGGAATAAAACATTCCTCTCTTTTTAGAATACTTGCCGTTTATTTGGATGATTTCTTTTATGGAAAAAAGCCAAAACCAAAAAAAATACCTCAATGGATTCCTGAAAATAAAAACACACAAGAATAA
- a CDS encoding DUF3127 domain-containing protein, which translates to MNFEINGKVIAKDETQQISDRFKKREFVIEVENERNSDWNDFIKFQLTQDRCDLLETVSLYEEVKVSFNIRGRKWEKDGKTNYFSNLEAWRIEKIQNGGSPVPEMPEFKAEDVPPAQEEDDLPF; encoded by the coding sequence ATGAATTTTGAAATCAATGGTAAAGTAATCGCTAAAGACGAAACACAACAAATTAGCGATCGTTTTAAAAAAAGAGAATTTGTTATTGAGGTAGAAAATGAAAGAAATTCTGATTGGAATGATTTTATTAAATTTCAGTTAACACAAGATAGATGTGACCTTTTAGAAACAGTTTCTTTATACGAAGAAGTAAAAGTTTCTTTTAACATTCGTGGTCGCAAATGGGAGAAAGATGGAAAAACTAACTATTTCTCAAATTTAGAAGCTTGGAGAATAGAGAAAATACAAAATGGTGGTTCTCCTGTTCCAGAAATGCCAGAATTTAAAGCTGAAGATGTACCTCCTGCTCAAGAAGAAGACGATTTACCTTTTTAG
- a CDS encoding chalcone isomerase family protein, translating into MKQFFTFLILASSLTAFSQTKLGDVELPNEMVIKEHQMQLQSAGTRVKLWMNMYALGLYMKSKVSNADQIINKDECMGIRLEITSGLITSEKMEKATREGFKNATKGNITPIAKEIDSFISIFTGKIEKKDVFEFVYCPIDGTLVYKNGELKTSIQGLVFKKALFGIWLCDKPADKNLKEDLLK; encoded by the coding sequence ATGAAACAATTTTTCACTTTTCTAATATTAGCATCAAGTTTAACTGCTTTTTCGCAAACCAAACTTGGCGATGTTGAATTACCCAACGAAATGGTAATTAAAGAGCATCAAATGCAATTGCAAAGTGCCGGAACCCGTGTAAAACTTTGGATGAACATGTATGCATTGGGTTTGTATATGAAAAGCAAAGTTTCCAATGCAGATCAAATTATTAATAAAGATGAGTGTATGGGAATTCGCCTAGAAATTACTTCGGGACTAATTACTTCCGAAAAAATGGAAAAAGCAACTCGCGAAGGTTTTAAGAATGCTACAAAAGGCAATATTACTCCCATAGCAAAGGAAATTGATAGCTTTATTTCAATTTTTACAGGTAAAATTGAAAAAAAAGACGTTTTCGAATTTGTTTATTGTCCCATAGATGGAACTTTAGTTTATAAAAATGGGGAACTAAAAACATCAATTCAAGGCTTAGTTTTTAAAAAAGCCCTTTTTGGAATTTGGCTTTGCGATAAACCTGCCGACAAAAATTTAAAAGAAGATTTACTTAAATAA
- a CDS encoding GxxExxY protein, which produces MTENEISYKIIGKAIEIHKTVGPGLLESAYEKALMYELQQMDLKVECQKPMPFIYKEVRQETGYRIDLLVEDKVIVEIKSVEQLAPVHHSQLLTYLRLSGKKLGLLINFNSKYVKNSIHRIVNNL; this is translated from the coding sequence ATGACTGAAAATGAGATTTCTTATAAAATTATTGGTAAAGCAATTGAAATTCATAAAACCGTTGGTCCTGGATTACTAGAATCTGCATATGAAAAAGCTCTTATGTACGAATTACAACAAATGGACTTAAAAGTAGAATGTCAAAAACCAATGCCTTTCATCTATAAAGAAGTAAGACAAGAAACAGGCTATCGTATAGATTTACTTGTTGAAGATAAAGTTATTGTTGAAATTAAATCCGTTGAACAATTGGCTCCTGTTCACCATTCACAATTACTAACCTATCTAAGACTCTCAGGCAAAAAGCTTGGCCTTTTAATAAATTTCAATTCAAAATATGTAAAAAACAGCATTCACCGAATTGTCAACAACTTATAA
- a CDS encoding M64 family metallopeptidase has product MNCKSIFTIVCLLFSVTCFGQENFDKYFENKSLRIDYMMGGDSDSQTVFFKELKKEPYWGGSHTNLIDEFGYGTFRFKLIDEASDKVIYSKGFNSLFQEWQTTAEANEIKRAFYQVNVMPYPKNKARFVLESRKWDGSMEEIWTYNIDPENYFIGNEKPSNVPFTKIMGKGAPDKSVDIAFIAEGYTKEEMGKFKADVKRVAGYLFDVPPFDRYKNRFNIYALESVSEDSGTDIPGEHIYKNTAVNTTFYTFDVDRYLTTFDIKSLHDISANVPYDQIFVLINTDRYGGGGFYNYYSSCSADNVLSYEVSSHEFGHGFAGLADEYYSSEVAYEDFYNVKIEPWEPNITTLVNFDKKWKDMLKESTPVPTPRTEKYTNTLGVFEGGGYMSKGIYSPVQDCKMKSNNVKHFCPVCERAVERVILFHIGE; this is encoded by the coding sequence ATGAATTGTAAATCCATATTTACCATTGTTTGCTTACTATTTTCTGTTACATGTTTCGGACAAGAGAATTTCGATAAGTATTTCGAGAATAAAAGTTTAAGAATAGACTATATGATGGGAGGAGATTCCGATTCCCAAACTGTTTTTTTTAAAGAATTAAAGAAGGAACCTTATTGGGGAGGAAGTCATACAAATTTGATTGATGAATTTGGTTATGGAACTTTTCGATTCAAATTAATTGATGAAGCATCGGATAAGGTGATTTATTCTAAGGGGTTTAATTCTTTGTTTCAGGAATGGCAAACTACTGCCGAGGCAAATGAAATTAAAAGGGCATTTTATCAGGTAAACGTAATGCCTTACCCTAAAAATAAAGCCCGATTTGTTCTCGAATCACGAAAGTGGGATGGTAGTATGGAAGAAATATGGACTTATAATATTGATCCTGAAAATTATTTTATAGGAAATGAAAAGCCGAGCAATGTTCCTTTTACTAAAATTATGGGTAAAGGTGCCCCTGATAAGAGTGTTGATATTGCTTTTATTGCCGAAGGATATACCAAAGAAGAAATGGGAAAATTTAAAGCTGATGTAAAAAGGGTGGCTGGTTATTTATTCGATGTGCCTCCTTTCGATAGGTATAAAAATAGATTTAATATTTATGCTTTGGAATCGGTATCGGAAGATTCGGGAACAGATATCCCAGGTGAGCATATTTATAAAAATACTGCCGTAAATACAACATTTTATACCTTTGATGTGGATAGATATTTAACCACTTTTGATATAAAATCATTACATGATATTAGTGCGAATGTGCCTTACGATCAAATTTTTGTTTTAATAAATACAGATCGTTACGGAGGAGGAGGATTTTACAATTACTATTCCAGTTGTTCTGCCGATAATGTATTGTCGTACGAGGTTTCTAGTCATGAGTTTGGACATGGATTTGCCGGTTTAGCCGATGAATATTATTCTTCGGAGGTTGCCTACGAAGATTTTTATAATGTAAAAATTGAACCTTGGGAACCAAATATTACCACTTTGGTTAATTTTGATAAAAAATGGAAGGATATGCTAAAGGAATCGACTCCAGTACCAACGCCAAGAACAGAAAAATATACTAATACCTTAGGTGTTTTTGAAGGTGGAGGTTATATGTCGAAAGGAATTTATTCTCCAGTTCAGGATTGTAAAATGAAATCGAATAATGTAAAGCATTTTTGTCCGGTTTGCGAGAGAGCTGTTGAAAGAGTTATTTTATTTCATATTGGCGAATGA
- a CDS encoding ketoacyl-ACP synthase III — protein MSTKRFSKIVGSGSYLPSIEVKNEHFINHDFFEPSGQKIETPNEVIIEKFQEITGIDKRKYANENQQASDLAYLAAKDALESSNIDKESIDYILVAHNFGDIRPNSSLSNQLPCLAAKVKNLLQIENPKCIAYDVLFGCPGWVQCMIQANYFIKSGDANRVLVIGTETLSRVCDPHDRDSMIYSDGAGATILEACEGEEESGILSHAIRTDTKNEAFFLRADISDNADYEGNNTSHFIKMYGRKIYEYAITHVPGVVKESIDKSGLEIKDIKKILIHQANEKMDEAIGKRLYRLYHEKKVPDGIMPMIIKNMGNNSVATVPILYDQISKGKLEGHELKAGDHVVFTSVGAGMNINSFVYKV, from the coding sequence ATGAGTACCAAAAGATTTTCGAAAATTGTTGGATCAGGAAGTTACCTGCCAAGCATCGAAGTTAAAAATGAACATTTTATCAATCACGACTTTTTTGAGCCTAGTGGACAAAAAATAGAAACTCCGAATGAGGTAATTATTGAAAAGTTTCAAGAAATTACGGGTATCGACAAAAGAAAATATGCCAATGAAAATCAGCAAGCATCCGATTTGGCTTATCTAGCAGCAAAAGATGCGCTTGAGTCTTCAAATATCGACAAAGAAAGTATCGACTATATTTTAGTTGCACACAATTTTGGAGATATACGTCCCAACTCAAGTTTAAGTAATCAGCTACCCTGTTTAGCGGCAAAAGTTAAAAATCTGCTACAAATAGAGAATCCTAAATGTATTGCCTACGATGTTCTTTTTGGATGTCCAGGATGGGTTCAATGTATGATTCAGGCAAACTACTTTATAAAATCGGGCGATGCCAACAGAGTACTTGTAATTGGAACAGAAACATTATCCAGAGTTTGCGATCCTCACGATCGTGATAGTATGATTTACTCTGATGGTGCCGGAGCTACCATTTTGGAAGCTTGTGAAGGAGAAGAAGAATCTGGAATTTTATCTCATGCCATTCGAACTGACACCAAAAACGAAGCTTTTTTCTTAAGAGCAGACATATCGGATAATGCAGATTATGAAGGAAATAACACTAGTCACTTCATAAAAATGTATGGCCGTAAAATTTACGAATATGCAATTACTCACGTTCCTGGTGTTGTAAAAGAAAGTATCGATAAGTCTGGACTGGAGATTAAAGACATTAAGAAAATATTAATTCATCAGGCCAACGAAAAAATGGACGAAGCAATTGGGAAACGACTATATCGTCTTTACCATGAGAAAAAAGTTCCTGATGGTATTATGCCAATGATTATTAAAAACATGGGTAACAACTCGGTAGCTACAGTACCTATTTTATACGATCAAATTTCTAAAGGAAAACTAGAAGGTCATGAACTTAAAGCTGGCGACCATGTTGTATTTACATCGGTAGGAGCCGGAATGAACATTAATTCTTTCGTTTATAAAGTATAA
- a CDS encoding FKBP-type peptidyl-prolyl cis-trans isomerase translates to MKLKVLSLALGLSAMALVSCNQTGSKNVSLNNTIDSVSYSIGVNFGSNLERSGITEFNEEILLAAMHAAINKDSLKIDARQSGKVINDYLRAIQEEKGKANIAKGEKFLSENAKKEGVVTTESGLQYKVISEGNGAKPLATDQVKVHYRGTTIDGKEFDSSYKRNEPATFAANRVIKGWTEALQLMPVGSKWELYIPAKLAYGPRGAGADIGPNETLIFEVELLDIVKAEPKK, encoded by the coding sequence ATGAAACTTAAAGTATTGTCTCTTGCACTAGGATTAAGTGCTATGGCTCTTGTTTCTTGTAACCAAACAGGAAGTAAGAATGTTTCTTTAAATAACACAATTGATTCGGTAAGTTACAGTATCGGAGTTAACTTTGGTTCTAACCTTGAAAGAAGTGGAATTACCGAATTTAACGAAGAAATTTTACTTGCTGCAATGCACGCTGCTATTAATAAAGATTCTTTAAAAATAGATGCTCGCCAATCAGGTAAAGTTATTAATGATTACCTACGCGCTATACAAGAAGAAAAAGGGAAAGCAAATATCGCTAAAGGAGAAAAATTCTTATCGGAGAATGCTAAAAAAGAAGGTGTTGTAACTACAGAAAGTGGATTACAATACAAAGTTATTAGCGAAGGAAATGGTGCTAAACCATTGGCTACCGATCAGGTAAAAGTACACTATAGAGGTACAACTATTGACGGAAAAGAATTCGATTCTTCATACAAAAGAAACGAACCTGCTACTTTTGCAGCTAACCGTGTAATTAAAGGTTGGACTGAGGCTCTTCAATTAATGCCTGTAGGTTCAAAATGGGAACTTTATATTCCTGCTAAATTGGCTTATGGTCCTCGTGGAGCTGGTGCTGATATAGGTCCTAACGAAACTTTAATTTTCGAAGTGGAATTGTTGGATATTGTAAAAGCTGAACCTAAAAAATAA